A single region of the Thermococcus paralvinellae genome encodes:
- a CDS encoding Era-like GTP-binding protein, whose translation MIKVAIIGAENVGKSTLMNALLGKKVSETAEIPGTTKGIIRRTFGKVKIPKSMKNPFGGADEFVLIDTAGLFDPQYEFRGKVLSEEKFKEILNEITSADIVIHMIDAQYGLHRGMEKLHHLLKFRYEKPIIVVINKIDLVSKEKVEELRQIVKKRLEQEPILLSLVTYEGFNDLLKALVYYAQYAKKS comes from the coding sequence ATGATAAAGGTTGCGATCATCGGAGCTGAAAATGTTGGCAAATCCACGCTCATGAATGCTCTTCTGGGAAAGAAGGTTTCTGAGACTGCTGAGATTCCAGGAACCACAAAGGGTATAATAAGGAGGACATTTGGAAAGGTTAAGATTCCGAAGAGCATGAAAAATCCTTTCGGAGGGGCTGATGAATTCGTGCTAATTGATACGGCAGGCCTTTTTGATCCACAATATGAGTTTAGAGGTAAAGTCCTAAGCGAAGAAAAGTTCAAAGAAATTTTAAATGAAATAACGTCAGCTGACATCGTTATTCACATGATTGACGCCCAATATGGTCTACACAGGGGAATGGAAAAACTTCATCACTTGCTTAAATTCAGGTATGAGAAACCGATAATTGTTGTCATTAATAAAATTGACTTAGTCTCAAAAGAGAAAGTAGAAGAGCTTAGACAAATCGTGAAAAAGCGCCTAGAACAGGAACCTATACTTCTGTCTTTAGTTACATATGAGGGATTTAACGATCTACTGAAGGCACTCGTGTATTATGCTCAATACGCAAAGAAAAGCTAA
- a CDS encoding HD domain-containing protein, with protein MIRLFLEVGRLKRLPRMGWLLRGVSNPESVADHSFRVAFITLLLADELRRKGVNIDVEKALKIALLHDLGESKITDLPLDAQRYIDKKKAEKKAVMDLLLEVEDRGLEYFKLFEEYEEESSLEGRLVKFADKLEMVLQAYEYEKAGFRSLEEFWSALEYLKKSEFYKYFQEIIDEIEKLKKS; from the coding sequence ATGATCAGACTTTTTCTCGAGGTGGGTAGGCTTAAAAGGCTGCCGAGAATGGGTTGGTTGCTTAGGGGAGTTTCAAATCCAGAGAGCGTGGCCGACCACAGCTTTAGGGTTGCATTTATTACCCTTCTGTTAGCTGATGAGCTCAGGAGGAAGGGCGTTAATATTGATGTTGAAAAAGCTCTAAAAATTGCCCTTCTCCATGACTTAGGGGAATCAAAGATAACAGATCTCCCATTAGATGCCCAGAGGTACATAGACAAGAAAAAAGCTGAAAAAAAGGCTGTTATGGATCTTTTACTTGAGGTTGAGGACAGAGGATTAGAGTATTTCAAGCTCTTTGAAGAATATGAAGAAGAAAGTAGCTTGGAGGGAAGATTGGTTAAGTTCGCAGACAAACTCGAGATGGTTCTTCAGGCGTATGAATATGAGAAAGCTGGTTTTAGAAGTCTGGAAGAATTTTGGTCCGCTCTAGAATATTTAAAGAAAAGCGAATTTTACAAGTACTTTCAAGAGATTATTGATGAAATTGAAAAGCTTAAGAAAAGTTAA
- a CDS encoding MBL fold metallo-hydrolase — MGVRKLGEDLYLYPGSPSTLIKLHEGKAVLVDVGHGSGRHKDLLREVRKLGSEVKALLATHGHADHISVAAKIDTPIFMHRFEFSIAESPLNRELLTFGSKAPEGFLVFQFPHEVKVHAVFEWNDELFGLKAVKLNGHSPGMTGFMDEESTVIYAGDSFFGERIIQAVGVPYLVDVELFKASIMQLHNYAIEGFLLVPSHGKIVKGEEAEKLLEFNLQRVEEAEKKILELLEQPMSISELSYHLAKAFGANVTPQTLALNQVPIRAFIAELYNRGMIEAVIEKDLKWKVK; from the coding sequence ATGGGAGTGAGAAAGTTAGGTGAAGACTTATATCTCTACCCCGGGAGTCCTTCAACCTTGATAAAGCTCCATGAGGGAAAAGCTGTTCTTGTTGATGTTGGACACGGGAGTGGAAGACATAAAGACCTACTGAGAGAAGTTAGAAAGCTCGGGAGTGAGGTTAAAGCTCTTTTGGCAACTCATGGACATGCTGATCATATAAGTGTAGCTGCAAAGATTGATACACCCATTTTCATGCATCGTTTTGAGTTTTCGATTGCTGAGAGTCCCCTCAACAGGGAACTTTTGACCTTTGGCTCAAAAGCCCCTGAAGGATTCTTAGTGTTTCAGTTTCCTCATGAAGTTAAAGTTCATGCTGTTTTTGAGTGGAACGATGAACTTTTTGGACTAAAAGCGGTAAAGCTCAATGGACACTCGCCGGGAATGACTGGATTTATGGATGAGGAAAGCACTGTTATATATGCAGGGGACAGCTTCTTTGGGGAAAGAATAATTCAAGCTGTTGGAGTTCCCTATTTAGTTGATGTCGAATTATTTAAAGCTTCAATTATGCAATTACATAATTATGCAATTGAAGGGTTTCTGCTGGTGCCATCTCATGGAAAGATCGTCAAAGGAGAAGAAGCAGAGAAGCTGCTTGAATTTAATCTCCAGAGAGTTGAAGAAGCTGAGAAGAAAATTCTAGAGTTGTTAGAGCAGCCAATGAGCATAAGCGAGCTGAGCTATCATTTAGCCAAAGCATTCGGAGCAAACGTAACACCTCAAACATTGGCTTTAAACCAGGTTCCAATAAGGGCATTTATAGCGGAGCTTTATAATAGAGGGATGATTGAAGCTGTCATTGAGAAAGATTTGAAGTGGAAAGTTAAGTAG
- the tsaA gene encoding tRNA (N6-threonylcarbamoyladenosine(37)-N6)-methyltransferase TrmO, with protein MEKFKITPVGIVRKSDREVILEIFPEFKDAIDGLHEGDWIKLILWFHKNDTPEKRRVLKVHPYNNPQNPLTGVFATRSPVRPNPLATYTVQIHHIDENKLYIDWIDADDETPIADIKILVERLDCPTGREVEGWELDIRSARQIGGLSLIPRISEHLDELEEVSPEEYIALIVELGTKTTYLTARELIELIKALEEVYEKLPVEIKDKLKSHSS; from the coding sequence ATGGAGAAGTTTAAAATCACACCTGTTGGAATTGTTAGAAAGAGCGACAGGGAGGTTATACTGGAGATTTTCCCTGAGTTTAAGGATGCGATTGATGGCTTACATGAGGGAGATTGGATTAAGCTTATTCTCTGGTTTCATAAGAACGACACACCAGAAAAGAGACGAGTATTGAAAGTTCACCCGTACAACAATCCACAAAACCCGTTAACTGGAGTTTTTGCTACTCGCTCTCCGGTAAGACCTAATCCTTTAGCCACCTATACAGTTCAAATCCACCACATTGATGAGAATAAACTTTACATTGATTGGATTGATGCCGATGATGAAACACCAATAGCAGATATCAAAATCCTTGTTGAACGCTTGGACTGTCCAACAGGGAGAGAAGTCGAGGGTTGGGAGCTCGATATTAGAAGTGCTCGGCAAATAGGTGGGCTCAGTTTAATCCCAAGGATAAGCGAGCATCTCGATGAGCTTGAGGAAGTTTCTCCAGAGGAATATATTGCCCTCATTGTGGAGTTAGGAACAAAAACAACGTATCTTACAGCTAGAGAGCTCATAGAACTTATAAAAGCACTTGAGGAAGTTTATGAAAAGCTGCCTGTGGAGATAAAGGATAAACTGAAATCTCATAGCTCATGA
- the cas4 gene encoding CRISPR-associated protein Cas4 produces MSDELLEFYASEALTCPRRIYFRLKGYQEKWPEFVRVRLNQGVKTHNILGEILSKRFGFELEKHMILRSSRLGFEIHGRIDAYRDFPIEIKGKTSLPRLPYEYHLAQLNIYLRWAESEYGYLYYVKLDENPHRVLKWIDFSNFPIVKGKNFKAFEIPYDEKLFKETVKQFYMVKKHYEKDKPPRGWHNYLCKFCPYYYICYGDNGHEL; encoded by the coding sequence ATGAGCGATGAACTGCTTGAGTTCTATGCAAGTGAAGCCTTAACATGTCCCCGACGAATATACTTCAGGCTTAAGGGCTATCAAGAGAAATGGCCCGAATTCGTTAGAGTTAGACTAAATCAAGGTGTTAAAACCCACAATATTTTGGGTGAAATTTTAAGCAAAAGGTTTGGCTTTGAGCTTGAGAAACATATGATTCTCCGCTCTTCTCGTTTGGGTTTTGAAATCCATGGAAGAATTGATGCCTATCGAGACTTCCCCATCGAGATAAAGGGCAAAACTTCTCTTCCAAGGTTACCCTATGAATATCATCTTGCTCAGCTAAACATCTATCTAAGATGGGCGGAAAGCGAATACGGTTACCTATACTATGTGAAACTTGATGAGAATCCTCATAGAGTTCTTAAATGGATAGACTTCTCAAACTTCCCAATAGTCAAAGGAAAAAACTTCAAAGCTTTTGAAATTCCCTATGACGAGAAGCTGTTTAAGGAGACCGTAAAGCAGTTCTACATGGTGAAAAAGCATTATGAAAAAGATAAGCCGCCGAGAGGATGGCATAATTACCTCTGCAAATTCTGTCCCTATTATTACATCTGCTATGGAGATAATGGTCATGAGCTATGA
- the taw2 gene encoding tRNA(Phe) (4-demethylwyosine(37)-C(7)) aminocarboxypropyltransferase Taw2 yields MKKRKTQLIKPRIREILSKKLPEGLVDLLPKHWVQIGDILILPLREELLPYKYEIAKVYAEVLGVKTVLRKGWILGEFREPHYEIIYGSDTITIHKENGILYKLDVARIMFSPANVKERVRMSSIAKPNELVVDMFAGIGHLSLPIAKYCKAKVIAIEKNPYTFKFLVENIELNKVQDRMTAYNIDNREFPGKNIADRILMGYVIKTHEFIPKALEIAKDEAVIHYHNTVPEKLMPEEPFATFEKIARQHGYEAELLESKIIKRYAPGVWHVVLDVRVYKK; encoded by the coding sequence ATGAAGAAGAGAAAGACCCAGCTCATAAAGCCCCGAATAAGGGAGATATTGAGCAAAAAGCTCCCTGAAGGGTTAGTTGATCTTCTCCCTAAGCACTGGGTTCAAATTGGAGATATTTTGATTTTACCGCTTAGAGAAGAACTCTTGCCGTACAAATATGAGATAGCTAAAGTTTACGCTGAAGTTTTGGGGGTAAAGACTGTCCTAAGGAAGGGCTGGATTTTGGGAGAATTTAGAGAGCCCCATTATGAGATTATTTATGGAAGTGATACGATAACAATTCACAAAGAGAATGGTATTCTCTACAAGCTTGATGTGGCGAGAATAATGTTCTCTCCAGCAAACGTTAAGGAAAGGGTTAGGATGTCTAGTATAGCAAAGCCTAATGAACTTGTTGTTGATATGTTTGCTGGAATTGGGCACCTCTCGCTCCCAATAGCAAAGTACTGCAAAGCCAAGGTCATTGCAATTGAGAAAAATCCATATACATTCAAATTTTTAGTGGAGAACATTGAGCTTAATAAAGTTCAGGACAGGATGACAGCTTATAACATTGATAATCGTGAATTCCCTGGAAAAAACATTGCAGACAGAATTCTTATGGGTTACGTGATTAAAACCCACGAATTTATTCCAAAAGCTTTGGAGATCGCAAAAGATGAGGCAGTAATCCACTATCACAACACTGTTCCTGAAAAATTGATGCCCGAAGAGCCTTTTGCAACATTTGAAAAGATAGCAAGGCAACATGGTTATGAAGCTGAGCTTTTGGAGAGCAAAATAATCAAACGCTATGCTCCTGGAGTTTGGCACGTTGTTTTAGATGTGAGAGTGTATAAGAAGTGA
- a CDS encoding MoaD/ThiS family protein produces the protein MVKIRLMGAMAHLAGAKEVNIKIEEPKTVDEILREVIRGYDKLHDKIIFVNGKVARGDAIVHDSDEIKVMPVLSGG, from the coding sequence ATGGTAAAAATTAGGCTTATGGGGGCTATGGCACACTTGGCTGGTGCAAAGGAAGTCAATATAAAAATTGAGGAGCCAAAAACAGTTGATGAAATTCTGAGGGAAGTAATCAGAGGATATGACAAGCTTCACGACAAGATAATTTTCGTAAATGGAAAGGTTGCAAGAGGAGATGCTATAGTTCACGACAGTGATGAAATAAAGGTAATGCCAGTGTTGAGTGGTGGCTGA
- the for gene encoding tungsten-containing formaldehyde ferredoxin oxidoreductase, with protein sequence MKGWWGRILRVDLTNNKVKVQEYSPEVAQLFIGGRGLAAKILWDEVKGVDPLSPENKLVIAAGPFNGLPTPSGGKLVVAAKSPLTGGYGDGNLGTMATVHLRKAGYDAIVVEGKAKKPVYLYIEDDNVSILSAEGLWGLDTFKTEEELKKIHGKNVGILSIGPGGENLVKYAVIMSQEGRAGGRPGIGAVMGSKKLKAIVIKGTKDIPVADKDELRKLSKEAYDEILSKPTYEFWHRQGTMAAVEWCNENSALPTYNFADGSFKFARSIDGYTLEGMKVKQRGCPYCNMPCGNVVLDAEGQESELDYENVALLGSNLGIGQLNKVSVLNRLADMYGLDTISLGGSIAFVMEATEKGLIKDGVEFGDFKGAKQLIEDIAFRRGELGNFAAEGVMRMAQKLGDDSFAMHVKGLEVSGYNCFIYPAMALAFATSSIGAHHKEAWVIAWEIGTAPIEGEQAKKVEYKITYDPEKAAKVIELQRLRGGLFEMLTACRLPWIELGLDINYYPKLLEAITGVKYTWDDLYKAADRVYALIRAYWVREFGGKWDRKMDYPPKRWFIEGLKSGPYKGQHLEMEKYDALLSEYYKMRGWDERGIPKKETLKELGLDFVIPELEKVTTLE encoded by the coding sequence ATGAAAGGTTGGTGGGGAAGAATTTTAAGAGTTGATTTAACCAACAACAAAGTTAAAGTACAAGAATACTCTCCAGAAGTTGCTCAGCTTTTTATTGGCGGTAGAGGATTAGCTGCAAAAATTCTGTGGGACGAGGTTAAAGGTGTTGATCCTCTCAGCCCAGAGAACAAGTTAGTTATAGCCGCTGGGCCCTTTAACGGCCTCCCAACTCCAAGTGGTGGAAAGCTTGTAGTTGCTGCAAAGAGCCCGCTTACAGGTGGTTATGGTGACGGTAACTTAGGAACAATGGCAACTGTTCACTTAAGAAAAGCTGGTTATGATGCCATTGTTGTTGAAGGCAAGGCGAAGAAACCTGTTTATCTCTATATCGAAGATGATAATGTTAGTATTCTTAGCGCTGAGGGACTTTGGGGACTTGACACTTTTAAGACAGAAGAAGAACTCAAGAAGATACATGGAAAGAACGTTGGTATCTTAAGCATTGGACCGGGTGGAGAGAACTTAGTTAAGTACGCTGTCATTATGTCACAAGAAGGTAGAGCAGGTGGAAGGCCAGGTATTGGTGCTGTTATGGGTTCAAAGAAACTCAAAGCTATTGTTATTAAGGGTACAAAAGACATACCCGTTGCTGACAAGGATGAACTTAGAAAGCTTAGCAAAGAAGCCTATGATGAAATCCTAAGTAAACCAACCTATGAGTTCTGGCACAGACAAGGAACAATGGCCGCAGTAGAATGGTGTAATGAAAACTCAGCACTACCAACATACAACTTTGCAGATGGTTCATTCAAGTTTGCAAGATCAATTGATGGATACACATTAGAGGGTATGAAGGTCAAACAGAGAGGGTGTCCTTACTGTAACATGCCATGTGGAAACGTAGTATTAGATGCAGAAGGACAGGAAAGTGAGCTTGACTACGAAAACGTTGCGCTTCTTGGCTCAAATCTAGGAATTGGGCAGCTTAACAAAGTTTCAGTGCTCAACAGACTAGCTGATATGTATGGTCTCGATACAATCTCACTTGGCGGTTCAATTGCATTCGTAATGGAAGCAACAGAGAAGGGCTTAATCAAAGATGGAGTGGAGTTTGGAGACTTCAAAGGTGCAAAGCAGCTTATTGAGGATATTGCTTTCAGGAGAGGCGAACTTGGAAACTTCGCTGCTGAGGGAGTAATGAGGATGGCTCAAAAGCTCGGTGATGACAGCTTCGCAATGCACGTTAAGGGACTGGAGGTCAGCGGTTACAACTGTTTCATCTACCCAGCGATGGCACTTGCATTTGCAACATCCTCAATCGGTGCCCACCACAAGGAAGCATGGGTCATCGCTTGGGAAATTGGTACGGCTCCAATTGAAGGAGAGCAAGCAAAGAAGGTTGAATACAAGATTACCTATGACCCAGAGAAGGCTGCAAAGGTTATTGAGCTCCAGAGACTCAGAGGTGGACTCTTTGAGATGCTCACCGCATGTAGGCTTCCATGGATTGAGCTTGGCTTAGACATTAACTACTATCCAAAACTTCTCGAAGCAATTACTGGAGTTAAGTACACATGGGATGATCTCTACAAGGCAGCAGACAGAGTCTATGCACTAATCAGAGCTTATTGGGTCAGAGAATTTGGCGGCAAGTGGGACAGAAAGATGGACTATCCACCAAAGAGATGGTTCATTGAAGGACTTAAGAGCGGACCATATAAGGGACAACACCTTGAAATGGAGAAGTACGATGCATTGCTCAGTGAGTACTACAAGATGCGTGGCTGGGACGAGAGAGGAATTCCAAAGAAGGAGACACTTAAAGAGCTCGGCTTGGACTTTGTCATTCCAGAGCTTGAAAAGGTTACAACACTTGAGTGA
- a CDS encoding DUF4405 domain-containing protein translates to MKMKASAWLRGTVDLVLTVVFILVAISGIALYQAPPGRVADAIGWTFLGATKDTWETVHTYLGFVMIGLVAIHLVVGFNSMIVMLRSAFKKSRVKVAGSLVLIGLVLVGGYFAFAALTAEEETTYETTSSEGTSVTTVDNTTIEITGSMLKSLTLEQLAKMYDVDPQKLVEILKADYNIEAQPTQLLETIEINNELDREQFKEILAEAIAKAKQEGG, encoded by the coding sequence ATGAAGATGAAGGCGTCAGCTTGGTTAAGGGGAACAGTTGACTTAGTTTTGACAGTAGTGTTTATACTTGTGGCAATATCTGGAATAGCTCTTTATCAAGCACCACCTGGTAGGGTTGCAGATGCCATTGGCTGGACGTTCTTAGGAGCAACTAAGGATACTTGGGAAACAGTACATACATACTTAGGATTTGTCATGATTGGTTTAGTGGCAATTCACTTAGTAGTTGGGTTTAATAGCATGATTGTCATGCTTAGATCTGCATTTAAGAAAAGTAGAGTAAAAGTAGCTGGAAGCTTAGTACTAATTGGTCTAGTACTCGTTGGTGGATACTTTGCCTTTGCTGCACTAACTGCCGAGGAAGAAACTACATACGAGACTACTTCATCTGAGGGGACATCAGTAACAACAGTTGATAACACAACAATAGAGATAACAGGCTCTATGCTGAAGAGTCTGACGCTGGAACAACTTGCCAAGATGTATGATGTTGATCCTCAAAAACTCGTTGAAATCTTAAAAGCAGACTATAATATTGAGGCACAGCCCACCCAGCTACTTGAGACCATAGAAATTAATAATGAATTGGATAGGGAGCAATTTAAGGAAATTTTGGCTGAAGCTATAGCAAAAGCAAAACAGGAGGGAGGTTAA
- a CDS encoding cell wall-binding repeat-containing protein produces the protein MMWKKALSIIFGLMMLAIPVTLKPVSATDTTIVILVSNNEADCALANYIANLTVNVVVVKTPWGVYDPNVTAEIISYAPDEVIIIGGPVAVPEEYVEDLQNLGITVERWWGENRYETDLAVIKNATVKFQLQLQNRVVLVAGTDLAGIEKALQLAIQERAMIILVNQTTNITRIMERLRLRTGNFTVVGTPVMNQTMLRIQEQLREQLKECNCTKVQVNMTAERALEAIQIAEEKINTAKELAENATNPAIENIIAIAEKQLEDAKDAYNTGKYGLAYGLAIAAKSKAEMVIKLAGEDIRKMIMNNTKMRLERELVRVEAQIRVMERLGVNITVALQLMEQIRAAIRNGDYDTAQELMIKLREEIRTCYIGGKEIIKEKARMPVGNRGRP, from the coding sequence ATGATGTGGAAAAAGGCATTATCAATAATATTTGGTTTAATGATGTTAGCAATCCCAGTAACTCTCAAACCTGTTAGTGCTACAGATACTACAATAGTGATTCTAGTGAGCAACAACGAGGCAGACTGTGCATTAGCAAATTACATTGCAAACTTGACAGTTAACGTGGTAGTCGTTAAGACACCATGGGGAGTTTACGATCCAAATGTAACTGCAGAAATAATCAGCTATGCTCCTGATGAAGTCATTATCATTGGTGGTCCAGTGGCAGTTCCGGAGGAATACGTTGAAGACTTGCAGAACCTGGGCATCACAGTTGAGAGATGGTGGGGAGAAAATAGATATGAAACAGATTTGGCAGTAATTAAGAATGCTACGGTGAAGTTCCAGCTCCAGTTGCAAAACAGAGTTGTCCTTGTAGCAGGTACAGACCTAGCAGGAATTGAAAAAGCATTGCAGCTTGCAATCCAAGAAAGAGCAATGATAATTCTAGTTAACCAGACCACAAACATTACGAGAATAATGGAAAGGTTAAGGCTTAGAACAGGAAACTTCACAGTAGTGGGAACACCCGTTATGAACCAGACAATGCTTAGGATACAGGAGCAGCTTAGAGAGCAACTTAAAGAATGTAACTGTACAAAGGTTCAAGTCAACATGACCGCTGAGAGAGCTCTTGAGGCAATACAAATAGCTGAGGAAAAGATAAACACAGCAAAAGAACTAGCTGAAAACGCAACAAATCCGGCCATTGAGAACATCATTGCAATTGCAGAGAAGCAGCTTGAAGATGCAAAAGATGCATATAATACTGGAAAATACGGCTTGGCTTATGGCCTTGCAATAGCAGCAAAGTCAAAGGCTGAAATGGTCATTAAGCTTGCTGGAGAGGACATTAGGAAGATGATAATGAACAATACAAAGATGAGGCTGGAGAGAGAGCTTGTAAGGGTTGAGGCACAGATTAGGGTCATGGAGAGGTTAGGTGTTAATATAACAGTGGCACTACAGTTAATGGAGCAGATAAGGGCAGCAATAAGAAATGGTGATTATGACACTGCTCAGGAGCTCATGATTAAGTTAAGGGAAGAGATCAGGACATGCTATATAGGTGGTAAAGAAATAATCAAAGAGAAAGCCCGCATGCCTGTCGGAAATAGGGGAAGGCCCTGA
- a CDS encoding DUF2202 domain-containing protein gives MEMKKIGILALIGLILIGLVAGCVSKTPTQTVTQTQTTTSPAAQGQHGPPEGKGSDFINVGGEGNTSIDTQALKQYIDSIPAEPLTEEEKQGLLWMREEEKLARDVYLTLYEKWKLPIFQNIARSEQTHMDSVKLLLEKYNLPDPVADEVVGKFSNPEIQKLYNELVEKGSKSQIDALKVGAMIEELDIVDLQKWISKTNKQDIITVYENLMKGSRNHLRAFVSQLKNYGVTYEPQYLSKEEYEQIINSPMETGPSG, from the coding sequence ATGGAAATGAAAAAAATAGGAATACTGGCGTTGATTGGTTTAATTTTGATAGGATTAGTAGCAGGCTGTGTCAGCAAAACACCCACGCAAACGGTTACTCAAACTCAAACAACTACTTCACCTGCAGCTCAAGGACAACACGGTCCCCCAGAAGGAAAAGGTTCAGATTTTATTAATGTAGGTGGTGAAGGCAATACCTCTATTGATACCCAAGCATTAAAACAGTACATCGACTCAATTCCAGCAGAACCTCTAACAGAAGAAGAAAAACAGGGACTACTTTGGATGAGAGAGGAGGAAAAACTGGCAAGGGATGTTTACTTAACACTCTACGAGAAATGGAAACTTCCAATATTCCAAAACATTGCAAGAAGCGAGCAGACTCACATGGATTCCGTAAAATTACTTCTAGAGAAATACAACCTCCCAGATCCTGTCGCGGATGAAGTTGTCGGAAAGTTTAGCAATCCAGAAATTCAAAAGCTTTACAATGAGCTTGTTGAAAAAGGAAGTAAATCACAGATAGATGCTCTCAAAGTAGGAGCAATGATTGAAGAGCTTGACATTGTTGACTTGCAAAAGTGGATAAGCAAAACGAATAAGCAGGACATAATAACAGTCTATGAAAACCTTATGAAAGGCTCAAGAAATCATTTGAGGGCATTTGTCAGCCAGCTTAAGAATTATGGAGTGACTTACGAACCTCAATACTTAAGCAAAGAGGAATATGAGCAGATAATAAACAGCCCCATGGAAACAGGTCCAAGTGGTTGA
- a CDS encoding DUF2202 domain-containing protein produces the protein MKLHMEEVENMRKKILSLGLLGFMFGIIFGSVAAMPWWADAWDRESSITWDRPYVAIYGNDTLTQEEIDGLLWMREEEKLARDVYLTLYETYGLQIFQNIANSEQMHMDAVLSLLKKYGIEDPAVDEVGVFTTPELQALYDQLIAMGSQSVEDGLKVGALIEETDIKDLEEWIAKTDNADIIQVYESLINGSENHLRAFTRTLSVYGVTYEPQVLDEDYYNEIISSPMNTGMGGVGGFRGRGMGGFRGGRW, from the coding sequence ATGAAGTTACATATGGAGGAGGTTGAGAACATGAGGAAGAAAATATTAAGTTTGGGGTTGTTGGGTTTTATGTTTGGTATTATATTTGGTAGTGTAGCAGCAATGCCATGGTGGGCAGATGCATGGGATAGAGAAAGTAGCATAACATGGGATAGGCCATATGTCGCAATCTATGGAAACGACACACTCACACAGGAAGAGATTGATGGACTGCTCTGGATGAGGGAAGAGGAAAAGCTTGCGAGGGATGTCTACTTAACACTCTATGAAACGTATGGTTTGCAGATATTCCAGAACATAGCAAACAGTGAGCAGATGCATATGGATGCAGTATTAAGCCTACTCAAGAAGTACGGGATTGAGGATCCAGCAGTTGATGAAGTTGGAGTATTCACAACCCCAGAGCTTCAGGCTTTATATGACCAGCTTATAGCAATGGGAAGCCAAAGCGTTGAAGATGGACTCAAAGTTGGGGCACTCATTGAGGAGACAGACATCAAGGATCTGGAGGAGTGGATTGCAAAAACTGACAATGCCGACATAATTCAAGTTTATGAGAGCCTAATAAATGGCTCAGAGAACCACTTGAGAGCTTTCACAAGAACCCTCAGTGTCTATGGAGTTACCTACGAGCCACAAGTCCTTGATGAGGATTACTACAATGAGATAATCTCGAGCCCTATGAACACTGGAATGGGTGGAGTTGGTGGATTCAGAGGTAGAGGTATGGGAGGATTTAGAGGAGGAAGATGGTGA
- a CDS encoding ArsR/SmtB family transcription factor, translating to MVRSIQELTVIAEALSVPIRVKILKMLCEKEWYVYELAKELNISRQLLYLHLKKLEKANLVESELRLEPGDPRAKKYYKAKPFRLVIDNDIIKNLRED from the coding sequence ATGGTTAGAAGCATACAAGAGCTGACAGTGATTGCAGAGGCTTTAAGCGTTCCGATAAGAGTTAAGATACTCAAAATGCTCTGTGAAAAGGAGTGGTACGTTTATGAATTAGCAAAGGAGCTCAACATTTCTCGTCAGCTTTTGTATCTCCATTTGAAAAAGCTTGAAAAAGCAAACCTCGTTGAGAGTGAACTCCGTCTTGAGCCTGGCGATCCAAGGGCCAAAAAATACTACAAGGCAAAACCTTTTAGGCTCGTAATCGATAATGACATTATAAAAAATCTGAGGGAGGATTGA